One part of the Microbacterium saperdae genome encodes these proteins:
- the secA2 gene encoding accessory Sec system translocase SecA2, whose amino-acid sequence MSRDADDPLSITPLCGSWLRRGARTFSDDERLPYRRLSCGIETLHTRDSARFDVGFVKAGTTRHSGLCRPRGGGLMPRPANELARGRMSPCSCCRELNDRTEPCSVPERRGARGSRAELTSKKGPCVETPKWLRRALDLPGATSFASLEPLADQAISLREELRDLSGADLIQRAQVGDGAHAQVLAVAAEASRRALGVVPFREQMLAAAAMLAGFAVELDTGEGKTLAGALAAAGFALKGRSVHVISVNDYLARRDAAWMGPLYAALGLSVTAVEESTGTEQRRAAYRGDVVYVSVSEVGYDVLRDRFCIHEDDRVSPAMDVAIVDEADAVMIDEAIIPLVLAGTAAIPEGDVAQSASLVLDLEDGVDYLVDDDGATVTFTDKALDELESQLGGINLYSPENIPTLTGLTLALHAKVLMRRDVDYIVDGDDLRLVNTTRGRVAEGQRWPDGMHAAVEAKEGLTSSGAGIVLDQVTVQDLLVTYRTLLGMSGTVLDVSEDLLEFYSLRSGRVERRLPLARSDEPDIIVDTEADVFEAVVDVVQRCHEDARPVLVGTQSVAASEAIGKLLTARGLDVRVLNAKNDEAEAYTVSRAGELGAITISTQMSGRGTDIVLGGVDGADHEAVASVGGLMVIQVGLYPSRRLDAQLRGRAGRQGDPGGSLRIASLQDVLIATTATRTIASQIERPARLTRKRKEYILDVAQDISEAVRADQHRATWGYHRAIALQRSAVLREREALISSDSTLWARLGRVPRDEDDDDFTTAVREVAVSTMDDLWCDHLAMLQETRDGIHLRALGGQNPLDEFHRIALIAFDGFFERVYQAVDRLLFATGELDAQAAAAAARLRRPSATWTYMITDNPLGDAASRAAESLRTMWADRRRR is encoded by the coding sequence GTGTCGAGAGATGCTGATGATCCTCTTTCCATCACACCGCTGTGCGGCAGCTGGTTGCGACGGGGAGCACGCACCTTTTCGGATGACGAGCGACTTCCTTACCGACGACTTTCTTGTGGCATCGAGACGTTGCACACTCGGGACTCCGCGAGATTCGACGTTGGATTCGTGAAGGCTGGGACTACTCGTCATTCGGGCTTGTGCAGGCCCAGGGGCGGGGGCTTGATGCCGAGGCCGGCCAATGAGTTGGCGCGGGGGAGGATGTCACCATGTTCATGTTGTCGCGAGTTGAATGACCGGACTGAACCTTGCTCGGTGCCCGAGCGGCGCGGTGCGCGGGGGTCACGCGCGGAGCTGACCTCGAAGAAGGGACCTTGCGTGGAAACGCCGAAATGGCTTCGAAGAGCGCTCGACCTCCCAGGCGCTACATCGTTTGCATCGTTGGAGCCTTTGGCGGATCAGGCGATCTCACTGCGAGAGGAGCTGCGCGATCTCTCGGGAGCGGATCTCATCCAGCGGGCTCAGGTGGGCGATGGAGCTCATGCGCAGGTGCTTGCGGTCGCCGCAGAGGCGTCTCGACGCGCGCTCGGCGTCGTGCCGTTCCGTGAGCAGATGTTGGCCGCTGCGGCGATGCTCGCGGGCTTCGCTGTGGAACTGGACACGGGAGAAGGCAAGACGCTGGCAGGCGCCTTGGCCGCGGCGGGGTTCGCGCTCAAAGGGCGATCGGTTCACGTGATCTCCGTCAACGACTATCTCGCTCGGCGGGATGCTGCGTGGATGGGCCCGCTGTATGCGGCACTGGGCCTTTCGGTGACGGCTGTCGAGGAATCGACGGGCACCGAGCAGCGGCGCGCTGCGTACAGAGGCGATGTCGTCTACGTGAGCGTCAGCGAAGTCGGCTACGACGTGCTGCGTGACCGGTTCTGCATTCATGAAGACGACCGGGTGTCTCCGGCGATGGATGTCGCCATCGTCGACGAAGCCGATGCCGTCATGATCGACGAGGCGATCATCCCTCTCGTCCTCGCGGGCACTGCGGCGATCCCCGAAGGTGATGTGGCTCAGTCTGCATCGCTCGTCCTCGACCTCGAGGACGGTGTCGACTACCTGGTGGACGACGACGGTGCCACGGTGACATTCACCGACAAGGCTCTCGACGAGCTCGAGTCGCAGCTCGGCGGCATCAACCTCTATTCTCCGGAGAACATCCCCACCCTGACCGGTCTCACGCTGGCCCTGCACGCGAAAGTGCTGATGCGTCGTGACGTCGATTACATCGTGGACGGCGACGATCTTCGACTCGTGAACACGACTCGTGGGCGGGTCGCTGAAGGGCAGCGGTGGCCAGACGGGATGCACGCCGCCGTGGAGGCGAAAGAAGGGCTCACCTCGAGCGGAGCGGGCATCGTGCTCGATCAGGTGACCGTGCAAGATCTGCTTGTGACATACCGGACTCTGCTCGGCATGAGCGGGACCGTGCTGGACGTCTCGGAGGACTTGCTGGAGTTCTACAGCCTGCGCTCCGGACGGGTCGAGCGACGGCTGCCACTGGCGAGGTCAGACGAGCCCGACATCATCGTCGACACGGAGGCGGATGTCTTCGAGGCTGTGGTCGATGTGGTGCAGCGCTGCCACGAGGACGCCCGGCCTGTGCTCGTGGGGACGCAGAGTGTCGCCGCGTCTGAGGCCATTGGGAAACTCTTGACGGCCCGCGGCCTCGACGTTCGTGTGCTCAACGCGAAGAACGACGAGGCGGAGGCATACACCGTCTCGCGTGCGGGCGAGCTGGGCGCCATCACGATATCCACCCAGATGTCGGGCAGAGGCACCGACATCGTGCTCGGTGGCGTGGATGGAGCTGACCATGAAGCTGTCGCGTCAGTCGGCGGGCTCATGGTCATCCAGGTCGGGTTGTATCCTTCGCGCCGCTTGGATGCGCAGTTGCGTGGGCGGGCGGGAAGACAAGGCGACCCCGGGGGTTCCCTGCGCATCGCGAGTCTGCAGGATGTTCTGATCGCCACGACGGCGACCAGAACGATCGCCTCGCAGATCGAACGGCCCGCGCGACTCACCCGCAAGCGCAAGGAGTACATACTGGACGTCGCGCAGGACATTTCCGAGGCAGTTCGCGCCGACCAGCACCGGGCCACCTGGGGATATCACCGGGCCATCGCGCTGCAGCGATCTGCGGTATTGAGGGAGCGCGAGGCGCTCATCTCCTCGGACTCGACGTTGTGGGCCCGTCTGGGAAGAGTTCCCAGGGACGAGGACGACGACGACTTCACGACGGCCGTCCGCGAAGTCGCAGTATCCACGATGGATGACCTCTGGTGCGACCATCTTGCGATGCTGCAGGAGACAAGAGACGGGATTCATCTCCGCGCGCTGGGCGGGCAGAACCCACTCGATGAGTTCCATCGCATCGCTTTGATCGCGTTCGACGGCTTCTTCGAACGCGTCTACCAGGCTGTGGATCGACTTCTCTTCGCGACGGGAGAGCTCGATGCGCAGGCCGCCGCGGCAGCTGCGCGGCTGCGACGACCATCGGCGACGTGGACGTACATGATCACGGACAATCCGTTGGGAGACGCGGCGTCCCGAGCAGCCGAGTCTTTGCGCACGATGTGGGCGGACCGGCGGCGACGATGA
- a CDS encoding siderophore-interacting protein, translating into MNQEQPRKAPSQAVLTVQQVEQVSPDLIRITAGGDGFADYNDNLFTDKYAKVLFADPRHGLTPPYDLAQLRAEEPEKLPTRRTYTIRAADAEARQIVIDFVVHGDEGVAGPWARAARPGDTIVVSGAGGGYRPDAAAPWHLLIGDHTALPAISSAVEEMDAAAQGHVLLTVADPADRILPALPSGVSIRWTQNDDELLAALAELPWSEGTPGVFAHGERGTIKEVRALLKQREVPRESLSISAYWARGRAEDQFQAEKREPIGQIE; encoded by the coding sequence ATGAATCAAGAGCAGCCCCGCAAAGCGCCCAGCCAGGCCGTCCTCACCGTGCAACAGGTGGAACAGGTGAGCCCTGATCTGATCCGGATCACCGCGGGAGGTGACGGGTTCGCCGATTACAACGACAACCTCTTCACCGACAAGTACGCCAAGGTCCTCTTCGCCGACCCGCGTCACGGGCTGACTCCTCCTTATGACCTGGCACAGTTGCGCGCCGAGGAACCCGAGAAGCTGCCCACTCGACGGACCTACACGATCCGTGCGGCCGACGCCGAGGCGCGGCAGATCGTCATCGACTTCGTCGTGCACGGCGACGAGGGTGTCGCCGGCCCCTGGGCTCGCGCCGCTCGGCCGGGCGACACGATCGTCGTCAGCGGCGCCGGTGGCGGATACCGTCCCGACGCCGCCGCCCCCTGGCACCTGCTCATCGGAGACCACACGGCTCTGCCGGCGATCTCCTCCGCCGTCGAGGAGATGGATGCCGCCGCGCAGGGTCATGTGCTGCTCACCGTCGCCGATCCGGCGGACCGCATCCTTCCCGCCCTCCCGTCGGGTGTGAGCATCCGGTGGACCCAGAACGACGATGAACTCCTCGCCGCGCTCGCGGAGCTGCCCTGGTCAGAGGGAACCCCCGGGGTCTTCGCGCACGGTGAGCGCGGAACGATCAAAGAGGTTCGCGCCCTGCTGAAGCAGCGTGAGGTGCCGCGGGAGTCCCTGTCGATCTCGGCATACTGGGCGCGCGGTCGCGCAGAGGATCAGTTCCAGGCTGAGAAGCGCGAGCCGATCGGGCAGATCGAGTAG
- a CDS encoding isochorismatase family protein yields MTTSATLRSLSGVVDSPAELATSTVVLVDFQNTYTRGEMELEGWDAALDAAAELLAKAREAGATVIHVQHDGGAGSAYDIREDIGAIHDRVAPIEGEAVVIKHAPNSFVGTDLGDRVDAAGHEDIVIAGFMTHMCVTYTTEGAFLRGNRPTVVAAATATRSLPSVAGDVSAEQLHRSALAGIADLYATVVATVSDLR; encoded by the coding sequence ATGACCACGTCAGCCACCCTCCGCTCGCTCAGCGGCGTCGTCGACAGCCCCGCCGAACTGGCGACGTCGACCGTCGTGCTCGTCGACTTCCAGAACACGTACACCCGTGGCGAGATGGAGCTCGAAGGCTGGGATGCCGCTCTCGACGCGGCGGCGGAACTGCTCGCGAAGGCCAGGGAGGCGGGAGCCACCGTCATCCACGTGCAGCACGACGGCGGTGCCGGATCCGCGTACGACATCCGTGAGGACATCGGTGCGATCCACGACCGCGTCGCCCCGATCGAGGGCGAGGCCGTCGTGATCAAGCACGCACCGAACTCGTTCGTCGGCACCGACCTGGGCGACCGCGTGGATGCCGCGGGCCACGAGGACATCGTGATCGCCGGCTTCATGACCCACATGTGCGTGACGTACACGACCGAGGGCGCCTTCCTCCGCGGAAACCGCCCCACCGTGGTCGCCGCCGCGACGGCCACCCGCAGCCTGCCCTCGGTCGCGGGGGATGTGTCGGCGGAGCAGCTGCACCGCTCGGCGCTGGCCGGCATCGCCGACCTCTACGCCACCGTGGTCGCGACGGTGTCCGACCTGCGCTGA
- a CDS encoding GlxA family transcriptional regulator gives MSAPRVTVIAVEGISPFHLSVPSLVWGGETPVGEIEPWPIQVAALRAGTLRTSADFDIDIKHGLEAVRGADVVVVPWWGQPETAAPDELSAALRDARDDGAELLGLCLGAFPLADSGVLDGHTATTHWKWADVFRARFPLVTLEPDELYVDEGRIITGAGATAGIDACLHLLARKEGQRVANRVARRIVAAPHRSGGQAQFIERPVPEPGSDPLAEAMRWSAANLDADLSIDSLAAHAHLSRSSFTRAFRARTGTTVAKWVLGQRLSAARELLETTALPIDDVASTAGFGGAALFRQHFVTAFGATPSQYRAAFRSR, from the coding sequence ATGAGCGCACCGCGTGTCACGGTGATCGCCGTGGAGGGCATCAGTCCGTTCCACCTCTCGGTGCCGTCGCTGGTCTGGGGCGGTGAGACCCCGGTGGGGGAGATCGAGCCGTGGCCCATCCAGGTCGCCGCGCTGCGCGCCGGCACCCTGCGCACCTCCGCCGATTTCGACATCGACATCAAGCACGGGCTCGAGGCCGTTCGGGGCGCGGATGTCGTCGTGGTCCCCTGGTGGGGGCAGCCCGAGACCGCCGCGCCGGATGAGCTGTCGGCCGCGCTGCGCGATGCGCGGGATGACGGCGCCGAACTGCTCGGCCTCTGCCTCGGCGCCTTTCCCCTCGCCGACAGCGGCGTGCTGGACGGGCACACGGCCACGACGCACTGGAAATGGGCGGATGTCTTCCGGGCCCGCTTCCCGCTGGTGACGCTGGAACCGGATGAGCTGTACGTCGACGAGGGGCGGATCATCACCGGCGCCGGTGCCACGGCAGGGATCGACGCCTGTCTGCACCTGTTGGCGCGGAAGGAAGGGCAGCGCGTCGCGAACCGGGTTGCCCGGCGGATCGTCGCGGCCCCGCATCGCTCCGGCGGGCAGGCGCAGTTCATCGAGCGACCGGTTCCCGAACCGGGCAGTGATCCACTCGCGGAGGCGATGCGCTGGAGTGCGGCGAACCTGGACGCAGACCTGTCGATCGACAGCCTCGCCGCCCATGCGCATCTGAGCCGGAGCTCGTTCACTCGCGCGTTCCGGGCTCGGACCGGCACGACGGTCGCGAAGTGGGTGCTCGGGCAGCGGCTCTCGGCGGCGCGGGAGCTGCTGGAGACCACCGCACTGCCGATCGACGACGTCGCGTCGACCGCCGGCTTCGGTGGTGCCGCGCTGTTCCGCCAGCATTTCGTCACCGCTTTCGGGGCGACGCCGAGTCAGTACCGGGCGGCGTTCCGCTCGCGGTGA
- a CDS encoding GntR family transcriptional regulator produces MTASPILSAADEGSPTQDIYRQLRGLIVSGQLGANERLPTVRQMATDLGVAAGTVAKAYKMLEHDGLVVSRTAAGTRVAESAGLLPASVLKHVRDLVAEAASTGAGQDDVIDVLRAVWRAETGLATEGESVSDL; encoded by the coding sequence ATGACCGCGTCTCCGATCCTGTCCGCGGCGGACGAGGGGAGTCCTACGCAGGACATCTATCGCCAGCTGCGCGGACTCATCGTGTCGGGCCAGCTCGGAGCGAACGAACGCCTCCCGACTGTGCGCCAGATGGCGACCGATCTCGGTGTCGCGGCGGGCACGGTCGCCAAGGCGTACAAGATGCTCGAGCACGACGGCCTCGTGGTCAGCCGCACAGCTGCCGGCACGCGGGTCGCGGAATCGGCGGGGCTGCTGCCGGCATCCGTGCTGAAGCACGTCAGGGATCTCGTGGCTGAGGCGGCATCGACCGGCGCCGGCCAGGATGACGTGATCGACGTGCTGCGCGCGGTCTGGCGGGCCGAGACGGGGCTGGCGACGGAGGGTGAGAGCGTGTCTGACCTTTAA
- a CDS encoding SRPBCC family protein produces MSKLTRAAATSQTLSLAAMEEASRFGVRDADIEHLFLALTIDAGIGGQVLRSLGITLDTTRAAIEKQQADQLGSLGVQADSAGGRIVYQETGGYDWTERALAVMRVAVSGDRGGDSAAVLRALLAEPSGLMADLLGRLDVEPDRIAAALDDAALLIAEHPNAADQPPTIHGSHTAFVPADPEAVWNLLADGGRLAEWEPTIGEVVAQDAATGRWEARTRTVGSGGKPLKIRDGIRRQYAESVRRERPSHATWHFTYPDEPRSNARVVAIDIEPAAGGAQLRLSFGWELHASRRRRRVIGALLKPAFRFLCFVQLTQIAGGISRAFR; encoded by the coding sequence ATGAGCAAGCTCACCCGTGCCGCCGCGACGAGCCAGACCCTCTCGCTGGCGGCGATGGAGGAGGCGTCCCGGTTCGGCGTGCGGGATGCCGACATCGAGCACCTCTTCCTCGCGCTGACCATCGACGCAGGGATCGGCGGACAGGTGCTGCGCAGCCTCGGGATCACCCTCGATACGACGCGTGCGGCGATCGAGAAGCAGCAGGCCGACCAGCTGGGTTCGCTCGGCGTGCAGGCGGACAGCGCAGGGGGACGCATCGTCTATCAGGAGACCGGCGGCTACGACTGGACCGAACGCGCACTCGCCGTGATGAGGGTCGCCGTCTCGGGAGATCGCGGGGGTGATTCCGCTGCGGTCCTGCGTGCGCTGCTCGCCGAGCCCAGTGGCCTGATGGCGGATCTTCTCGGGCGGTTGGACGTGGAGCCCGATCGCATCGCTGCCGCGCTCGACGACGCCGCACTGCTGATCGCGGAGCATCCGAACGCAGCCGACCAGCCGCCGACCATCCATGGCTCGCACACGGCGTTCGTACCGGCGGATCCGGAAGCAGTGTGGAACCTGCTCGCCGACGGCGGGCGCCTCGCGGAATGGGAGCCGACCATCGGGGAGGTCGTCGCACAGGATGCCGCGACCGGTCGCTGGGAGGCGCGGACGCGCACGGTGGGTTCCGGCGGCAAGCCGCTGAAGATCCGCGACGGCATCCGTCGGCAGTACGCCGAGTCCGTGCGGCGTGAGCGACCGTCGCACGCGACGTGGCACTTCACGTACCCGGATGAGCCGCGGTCGAACGCGCGCGTGGTCGCGATCGACATCGAGCCGGCCGCAGGTGGGGCGCAACTGCGCCTCTCGTTCGGATGGGAGCTGCACGCGAGTCGTCGCCGCCGGAGGGTCATCGGGGCGCTGCTCAAGCCGGCCTTCCGCTTCCTGTGCTTCGTGCAGCTGACCCAGATCGCCGGGGGCATCAGTCGCGCGTTCCGGTGA
- a CDS encoding PadR family transcriptional regulator: MTKLTRVTAPTLDVVQVLLGSADPIWGLALAKAVERAPGTVYPILSRLEELGWIVGDWEGESDHAGPRRRYYRLTDEGRAEAAALVAARARRVVASPTPRLAFGVSG; this comes from the coding sequence ATGACGAAGCTGACGCGGGTGACGGCACCCACTCTCGACGTGGTGCAGGTGCTGCTCGGTTCCGCGGACCCGATCTGGGGTCTCGCGCTCGCGAAGGCTGTGGAGCGCGCGCCGGGCACGGTGTACCCGATCCTCTCCCGGCTCGAGGAGCTCGGCTGGATCGTGGGCGACTGGGAGGGCGAGTCTGACCATGCGGGGCCGCGCCGCCGGTACTACCGCCTGACGGATGAGGGGCGCGCAGAAGCTGCCGCACTCGTCGCCGCACGCGCTCGCCGCGTCGTGGCCTCGCCCACGCCGCGACTCGCCTTCGGGGTCTCGGGATGA
- a CDS encoding iron ABC transporter permease, with translation MLGGFGLLLALIVAVAAVGLWHLTQGTSGVGAGDLLRALNGEEVSVGGVSVNDIFTGSRLPRLLAGVAVGFALGVAGALLQSVTRNMLASPDTLAVTAGAYFALTAVAAFGLSVPLWASSGVAFVGGLLAAALVLGLTGRAAGTSTTRLILAGSAIAMALDAGTAMLLILFKENTTGLFAWGSGSLGQLNIDASVRAAPMIVAVLLIALLLSRRLDVLGLGDDAASSLGVPVRSTRMVAVLCAVLLTSTAVTLAGPIAFVGLGAPVLARLLARRVPALRRHVFLVPTAGLLGALLILLADVALRAILGAEGATSIPTGIPTALLGGIVIVILALRMRDAGAARAIRTIHSTLRTRRRFLVVALVATALLLAAVVIALLAGSLWLRTGDILLWIQHSAPDLVARALDERAPRIAAAVLAGAALALAGVAVQGTVRNPLAEPGLLGITAGAGLGAVIVVTTGFGGGGRPALITMAIVAGLLTFGLIALLAWRGGLLPDRFVLVGIGCSYAISAVTAFLLLRSDPWETPRILTWLSGTTYGRSLPDVLPVAIVLLIAIPILLSMRRELDLLAIDEDTPRILGVPPERTRLGVLALAAVLAAVAVIAVGTVGFVGLVAPHLARTLVGARHGRVIPVAMVLGGLLVLVADTLGRTLIAPSQLPAGLMIALVGAPYFVWLLRRMRD, from the coding sequence ATGCTCGGCGGGTTCGGCCTCCTTCTCGCACTGATCGTCGCCGTCGCGGCCGTCGGTCTCTGGCATCTGACCCAGGGCACGTCCGGTGTCGGCGCGGGAGACCTGCTCCGCGCGCTGAACGGCGAGGAGGTCAGCGTCGGCGGGGTGTCCGTCAACGACATCTTCACCGGCTCCCGGCTGCCGCGACTGCTCGCGGGTGTCGCGGTCGGCTTCGCGCTCGGCGTGGCCGGCGCGCTGCTGCAGTCCGTCACCCGCAACATGCTCGCCTCGCCCGACACGCTCGCCGTGACCGCCGGGGCGTACTTCGCCCTCACCGCCGTCGCCGCGTTCGGGCTGTCCGTGCCGCTGTGGGCATCGAGCGGGGTGGCCTTCGTCGGCGGACTGCTCGCGGCAGCCCTCGTGCTCGGACTGACCGGACGCGCGGCCGGCACCTCCACCACGCGCCTGATCCTGGCCGGCTCCGCGATCGCGATGGCGCTCGACGCCGGCACCGCGATGCTGCTGATCCTGTTCAAGGAGAACACGACGGGACTGTTCGCCTGGGGCAGCGGCTCGCTCGGACAGCTCAACATCGACGCATCCGTGCGCGCAGCACCGATGATCGTCGCGGTTCTCCTGATCGCCCTCCTGCTCTCCCGTCGCCTCGACGTGCTCGGACTCGGCGATGACGCCGCCTCCTCGCTCGGGGTGCCTGTGCGCTCCACACGCATGGTCGCCGTGCTGTGCGCCGTGCTCCTCACCAGCACCGCGGTCACCCTCGCCGGCCCGATCGCGTTCGTCGGTCTGGGCGCTCCCGTTCTCGCTCGGCTGCTGGCCCGCCGGGTGCCGGCGCTCCGGCGACACGTCTTCCTCGTCCCGACCGCGGGACTCCTCGGCGCACTCCTGATCCTGCTCGCCGACGTCGCCCTGCGCGCGATCCTCGGCGCCGAGGGGGCGACCTCGATCCCCACCGGCATCCCGACCGCCCTTCTCGGTGGCATCGTCATCGTGATCCTCGCGCTGCGGATGCGCGACGCCGGGGCGGCTCGGGCGATCCGCACCATCCATTCGACGTTGCGCACCCGGAGGCGCTTCCTGGTGGTGGCACTCGTGGCCACTGCCCTGCTGCTCGCGGCGGTCGTGATCGCCCTGCTCGCCGGCAGCCTGTGGCTGCGCACGGGCGACATCCTGCTCTGGATACAGCACAGCGCGCCCGACCTCGTGGCGCGTGCGCTGGACGAACGCGCACCCCGGATCGCGGCCGCGGTGCTCGCCGGCGCCGCTCTCGCCCTCGCCGGTGTGGCCGTGCAAGGCACTGTCCGCAACCCGCTCGCCGAGCCGGGACTGCTCGGTATCACCGCCGGAGCGGGGCTGGGCGCCGTGATCGTCGTGACCACCGGATTCGGCGGCGGCGGACGCCCGGCGCTCATCACGATGGCCATCGTCGCCGGCCTGCTCACGTTCGGACTGATAGCCCTGCTCGCCTGGCGCGGTGGATTGCTCCCCGACCGTTTCGTGCTGGTGGGCATCGGATGCAGCTATGCGATCAGTGCCGTCACGGCCTTCCTGCTGCTGCGCTCCGACCCCTGGGAGACGCCGCGCATCCTGACCTGGCTCTCCGGCACCACGTACGGCCGCTCGCTGCCCGATGTGCTGCCCGTCGCGATCGTGCTGCTCATCGCGATCCCGATCCTGCTGAGCATGCGCCGCGAGCTCGATCTGCTCGCGATCGATGAGGACACTCCGCGCATCCTCGGGGTTCCTCCCGAGCGGACCCGGCTGGGCGTGCTCGCCCTCGCCGCCGTGCTGGCCGCGGTCGCCGTCATCGCCGTCGGCACCGTGGGCTTCGTCGGTCTCGTGGCACCGCACCTCGCACGCACCCTGGTCGGCGCCAGGCACGGCCGCGTCATCCCGGTCGCGATGGTGCTCGGCGGGCTGTTGGTGCTGGTGGCCGACACCCTGGGTCGTACGCTGATCGCGCCGTCGCAGCTCCCGGCCGGACTCATGATCGCGCTCGTCGGCGCCCCGTACTTCGTGTGGCTGCTGCGGCGGATGCGCGACTGA
- a CDS encoding iron-siderophore ABC transporter substrate-binding protein, whose protein sequence is MPRPRLLAALAVAGVAALTLTACGTTDISAGSDTTTDAVSSQSCTDDTTTTATGPVSVTDSLGRTVELDKPAERVVVLEWQQTEDLLSLCVTPVGAASTADYTTYVSAEPLPDSVTDVGERGEPDLDTLYGTDPDLIIIEAYSADDELLKKLEERDIPVLATIGADGTGQIANMKNVFSLIGEATGRTERADAVLAEFDQHLADAKAEVADADLATTDFVFFDGWIESGNVVIRPYGKGALFTELGEELGLTGAWTDEINDSYGSGGVDPAYGLAQTDIEGLTAVGSANLIYSNDGTAESYVTELEKSSIWTSLPAVKEGRAFEFPPGVWGAGGPRSGEQAIDAFVDVIVGK, encoded by the coding sequence ATGCCCCGCCCCCGCCTCCTCGCGGCCCTCGCCGTCGCCGGCGTCGCCGCGCTCACGCTGACCGCCTGCGGCACCACCGACATCAGCGCCGGCAGCGACACGACCACCGACGCCGTCTCGTCGCAGAGCTGCACCGACGACACGACGACCACGGCGACCGGCCCGGTCTCGGTGACCGACAGCCTCGGCCGCACGGTCGAGCTCGACAAGCCCGCCGAGCGGGTCGTCGTGCTGGAGTGGCAGCAGACCGAGGACCTCCTCTCGCTGTGCGTGACGCCGGTCGGGGCCGCGTCGACCGCCGACTACACGACCTACGTCAGCGCCGAGCCGCTTCCGGACAGCGTGACCGATGTGGGAGAGCGCGGCGAGCCCGACCTCGACACCCTCTACGGCACCGACCCCGACCTGATCATCATCGAGGCGTACAGCGCCGACGACGAGCTCCTGAAGAAGCTCGAAGAGCGCGACATCCCGGTGCTGGCGACGATCGGCGCCGACGGCACCGGTCAGATCGCCAACATGAAGAACGTGTTCTCGCTGATCGGCGAGGCGACGGGGCGCACCGAGCGCGCGGACGCGGTTCTCGCGGAGTTCGACCAGCACCTCGCCGATGCGAAGGCCGAGGTCGCCGACGCCGACCTCGCCACGACCGACTTCGTGTTCTTCGACGGCTGGATCGAGAGCGGCAACGTCGTCATCCGCCCCTACGGCAAGGGTGCGCTGTTCACGGAACTCGGCGAGGAGCTGGGTCTGACCGGCGCCTGGACCGATGAGATCAACGACTCCTACGGCAGCGGCGGGGTCGATCCCGCCTACGGTCTGGCGCAGACCGACATCGAGGGTCTCACTGCTGTCGGCTCCGCGAACCTGATCTACTCCAACGACGGCACGGCGGAGAGCTACGTCACCGAGCTCGAGAAGAGCTCGATCTGGACCTCCCTGCCGGCCGTCAAGGAGGGCCGGGCGTTCGAGTTCCCCCCGGGTGTCTGGGGCGCCGGCGGACCGCGTTCCGGCGAGCAGGCGATCGACGCCTTCGTCGACGTCATCGTCGGGAAGTGA
- a CDS encoding ABC transporter ATP-binding protein has product MADAPRSTTRAQTPDPADARVAARLAGTALVLGFGGQPVVDGVSVELLPGRVTALVGPNGSGKSTLLRGLARLHAVTAGHVALGGGATDAEERAVSALSAREFAQQVTLFAQSRVAPQGLSVREVVTFGRHPYRRRFSGMSDQDRAAVDAALDATGVRGMAERAAGELSGGELQRVWLAACLAQETGVVLLDEPTNHLDLRYQVETLDLIRDLADVHGVAVGVVLHDLDHAARIADDLLLMTSGRILASGTPIEVLTAENIGAAYELAVDVHLDPRTGRLRIDPVGRHTARLHESVPPASPSTDRS; this is encoded by the coding sequence ATGGCTGACGCCCCCCGTTCGACCACCCGTGCACAGACGCCCGACCCCGCCGACGCGCGCGTCGCCGCCCGCCTCGCCGGCACGGCGCTGGTTCTGGGCTTCGGCGGGCAGCCGGTCGTCGACGGCGTCTCGGTCGAACTCCTGCCCGGACGTGTGACGGCCCTCGTCGGCCCGAACGGATCAGGCAAGTCGACGCTGTTGCGGGGCCTGGCGCGACTTCACGCGGTCACCGCTGGACATGTCGCGCTCGGCGGCGGGGCGACGGATGCCGAGGAACGTGCGGTGTCGGCGCTGAGCGCACGCGAGTTCGCCCAACAGGTCACACTGTTCGCGCAGTCACGGGTCGCACCGCAGGGGTTGAGCGTGCGCGAGGTCGTCACGTTCGGACGCCACCCCTACCGCCGCCGCTTCTCGGGCATGAGCGACCAGGACCGCGCGGCCGTCGACGCCGCACTCGACGCGACCGGCGTCCGCGGCATGGCCGAGCGAGCGGCGGGCGAGCTCTCCGGCGGCGAGCTGCAGCGGGTGTGGCTCGCCGCATGCCTCGCGCAGGAGACCGGCGTGGTGCTGCTCGACGAGCCCACCAACCACCTCGACCTCCGCTATCAGGTCGAGACACTCGACCTGATCCGTGATCTCGCCGACGTGCACGGCGTCGCGGTCGGCGTCGTGCTGCACGACCTCGACCATGCCGCCCGCATCGCCGACGACCTGCTCCTGATGACGTCGGGGCGCATCCTCGCCTCCGGGACCCCGATCGAGGTGCTCACGGCAGAGAACATCGGCGCGGCCTACGAACTGGCCGTCGACGTGCACCTCGACCCACGCACCGGACGCCTGCGGATCGATCCGGTCGGACGCCACACGGCGCGGCTCCACGAATCCGTCCCTCCCGCCTCCCCTTCCACCGACCGTTCCTGA